A genomic region of Oenanthe melanoleuca isolate GR-GAL-2019-014 chromosome 25, OMel1.0, whole genome shotgun sequence contains the following coding sequences:
- the SCYL1 gene encoding LOW QUALITY PROTEIN: N-terminal kinase-like protein (The sequence of the model RefSeq protein was modified relative to this genomic sequence to represent the inferred CDS: deleted 1 base in 1 codon) — protein sequence MWLFSRDPVRDFPFELGPPDADPDAEPLPDPAAPAPLWRLLRGRRKADGAPVSVFAHTLSPGGDPAATALARAGLKRLRSLRHPNILGYLDSLETEQCLYLVTEAVTPLRRHLRLHPPSGDAGEQEVAWGLQRLLTALAFLGVSGLVHHALGLDAVFVDPGGEWKLGGLERVAPTSEGTPSRPHSDPPRPQDPPELSDPSRGKGDPWAGDMWRLGCLIWEVFNGPLPRPGALRSFGKMPPGLIPSFSELVAADPGARPGPGPLLERLQRPGAFLACALVRTGLFLEHFQVRDPSERRAFLQELPALLEALPGPFRRHKLLPRLLQALELGSADAGALPPLLQVAKVLDPPEYQERIVPVLVRLFSSPERGLRLRLLQLLEEFIEFLPEATVDSQIFPHVAHGFLDSNPAIREQTVKSMVLLAPKLGEGRRGAELPRLLLRVQGGDALGPLRCNATLCLGRLAPHLPPQTRRRVLAPALARATRDPFPPARAAAVAAFAATHGCYSPSEVAGRVLPPLCALTVDPHPDVRQQAFRAIRSFLEQLEAAAEAGGAQEGALLPPRGGGAGGLGAAVSWAVTGVTSLTARLMGGEGGGTAPPQPPSAPQGPPAAPTKGDARSAPPEPPPVEPPPEEPPPEDGDGWDDDWGSLEDMELPRSPPPASSPEELGTPTPKPADPTPTEPPPSAPPPAGGGDEGGWGVGGEWGTEDAWEALPSQQHGPPPGRRQREQQRRRELEAKRRAGPRGPPKLGARKLD from the exons atGTGGCTCTTCTCCCGGGACCCGGTGCGGGATTTCCCGTTCGAGCTGGGCCCGCCCGATGCGGATCCCGACGCAGAGCCGCTCCCGGATCCCGCGGCACCGGCTCCGCTCTGGCGGCTGCTGCGGGGGCGCCGCAAG gccGATGGCGCTCCGGTGTCCGTGTTCGCTCACACCCTGAGCCCGGGGGGCGACCCCGCTGCCACCGCCCTGGCCCGGGCGGGGCTGAAGCGGCTCCGCAGCCTCCGACACCCCAACATCCTGGGCTACCTGGACAGCCTGGAG ACCGAGCAGTGCCTGTACCTGGTGACAGAGGCCGTGACCCCCCTGCGGCGGCACCTGCGGCTGCACCCGCCGAGCGGGGACGCGGGCGAGCAGGAGGTGGCCTGGGGGCTGCAGCGGCTGCTG ACGGCGCTGGCGTTCCTGGGGGTCTCGGGGCTGGTTCACCACGCGCTGGGACTCGACGCCGTTTTCGTGGATCCTGGGGGAGAGTGGAAACTGGGGGGGCTCGAGCGGGTGGCTCCCACCAGTGAGGGGACCCCCAGCCGCCCCCACAGTGACCCCCCCCGGCCCCAGGACCCCCCCGAGCTCAGCGACCCCTCCCGAGGGAAGGGGGACCCCTG ggcaggggacatGTGGCGCCTGGGCTGCCTCATCTGGGAGGTCTTCAACGGACCCCTCCCCCGGCCGGGGGCTCTGCGCAGCTTCGGCAAG aTGCCCCCCGGGCTGATCCCTTCCTTCTCGGAGCTGGTGGCGGCGGATCCGGGCGCtcggccgggcccggggccgcTGCTGGAGCGGCTGCAGCGCCCGGGAGCCTTCCTGGCCTGTGCCCTGGTGCGCACCGGGCTCTTCCTCGAGCACTTCCAG GTTCGGGATCCGTCGGAGCGCCGGGcgttcctgcaggagctgccgGCGCTGCTGGAGGCGCTGCCGGGGCCGTTCCGCCGCCACAAGCTGCTGCCGCGGCTGCTGCAGGCGCTGGAGCTGGGCAGCGCCGACGCGGGGGCGCTG CCccccctgctgcag GTTGCCAAGGTCCTGGACCCCCCTGAGTACCAGGAGAGAATCGTCCCCGTCCTCGTCCGGCTCTTCTCCTCCCCGGAGCGGGGCCTGCGCCTGcggctgctgcagctg cTGGAGGAGTTCATCGAGTTCCTGCCCGAGGCCACGGTGGATTCCCAGATCTTCCCCCACGTCGCTCACGGGTTCCTCGACTCCAACCCGGCCATCCGTGAGCAGACGGTCAAG tcCATGGTGCTGCTGGCGCCCAAGCTGGGGGAGGGGCGCAGGGGGGCGGAGCTGCCGCGGCTGCTGCTGCGGGTGCAGGGGGGGGACGCGCTGGGACCCCTGCGCTGCAACGCCACGCTGTGCCTGGGGCGGCTGGCGCCACACCTGCCCCCCCAG ACCCGCCGGCGGGTTCTGGCCCCCGCCCTGGCCCGCGCCACCCGGGACCCGTTTCCCCCGGCCCGGGCCGCGGCCGTCGCCGCCTTCGCGGCCACCCACGGCTGCTACTCGCCCTCCGAGGTGGCGGGGAGGGTCCTGCCCCCCCTCTGCGCCCTCACCGTGGACCCCCACCCCGATGTGCGGCAGCAG GCGTTCCGGGCCATTCGCAgcttcctggagcagctggaggcgGCGGCCGAGGCCGGGGGGGCGCAGGAGGGGG cGCTGCTGCCGCCCCGgggggggggcgcggggggtCTGGGGGCCGCCGTGTCCTGGGCTGTCACCGGTGTCACCTCGCTGACCGCGCGGCTGATGGGGGGCGAGGGGGGGGGGACAGcccccccacagcccccctcCGCCCCGCAGGgaccccctgcagcccccacgAAAGGTGA CGCCCGTTCtgcccccccagagcccccccccGTGGAGCCCCCCCCCGAGGAGCCGCCCCCCGAGGATGGCGATGGGTGGGACGATGACTGGGGGAGTCTGGAG GACATGGAGCTGCCCCGGAGCCCCCCCCCCGCCAGCAGCCCGGAGGAATTGGGgacccccaccccaaaacctgccgaccccacccccacagagcccccccccagcgcccctcCCCCAGCCGGGGGGGGGGATgagggggggtggggggtggggggcgAGTGGGGCACGGAGGATGCCTGGGaggccctgcccagccagcagcacg GGCCGCCCCCGGGCCGGCGGCAGCGGGAGCAGCAGCGGCGCCGGGAGCTCGAGGCCAAGCGCCGGGCGGGTCCCCGGGGCCCCCCCAAACTGGGGGCGCGGAAACTCGACTGA